A stretch of Eulemur rufifrons isolate Redbay chromosome 5, OSU_ERuf_1, whole genome shotgun sequence DNA encodes these proteins:
- the LOC138383467 gene encoding zinc finger protein 24 isoform X2, whose translation MSAQSVEEDSILIIPNPDEEEKILRVKLEEDPDGEEGSSIPWNHLPDPEVFRQRFRQFGYQDSPGPREAVSQLRELCRLWLRPETHTKEQILELVVLEQFVAILPKELQTWVRDHHPENGEEAVTVLEDLESELDDPGQPVSLRRRKREVLVEEIVSQEEAQGIPSSELDAVENQLKWASWELHSLRHCDDDARTENGALAPKQEAPSAVESHEAPGILNIGVPQIFKYGEGCFPKGRFERKRNPSRKKQHICDECGKHFSQGSALILHQRIHSGEKPYGCVECGKAFSRSSILVQHQRVHTGEKPYKCLECGKAFSQNSGLINHQRIHTGEKPYECVQCGKSYSQSSNLFRHQRRHNAEKLLNVVKV comes from the exons ATGTCTGCACAGTCAGTGGAAGAAGATTCAATACTTATCATCCCAAATCcagatgaagaggaaaaaattctGAGAGTGAAGTTGGAGGAGGATCCTGATGGCGAAGAGGGATCAAGTATCCCCTGGAACCATCTCCCTGACCCAGAAGTTTTTCGACAGCGATTCAGGCAGTTTGGATACCAGGATTCACCTGGGCCCCGTGAAGCTGTGAGCCAGCTCCGAGAACTTTGTCGTCTATGGCTCAGgccagagacacacacaaaagaacaaatcttaGAGTTGGTAGTGCTAGAGCAGTTTGTTGCAATCCTACCCAAGGAGCTACAGACTTGGGTTCGCGATCATCATCCAGAGAATGGAGAGGAGGCAGTGACGGTGCTGGAGGATTTGGAGAGTGAACTTGATGACCCTGGACAGCCG GTTTCTCTCCGTCGACGAAAACGGGAAGTGCTAGTAGAGGAGATAGTATCTCAAGAAGAAGCTCAGGGAATACCAAGTTCTGAGCTTGATGCTGTGGAGAACCAGCTCAAGTGGGCATCGTGGGAGCTCCATTCCCTAAGGCACTGTG atGATGATGCTAGGACTGAAAATGGAGCGCTAGCTCCAAAGCAGGAGGCTCCTTCGGCAGTGGAATCTCATGAAGCTCCTGGCATACTCAATATAGGTGttcctcaaatttttaaatatggagaaGGCTGTTTCCCCAAGGGCAggtttgaaagaaagagaaatcccTCACGAAAGAAACAACATATATGTGATGAATGTGGAAAACACTTCAGTCAGGGTTCAGCCCTTATTCTGCATCAAAGAATTCATAGTGGGGAGAAACCTTATGGATGTGTTGAGTGTGGGAAAGCATTCAGCCGAAGTTCCATCCTTGTGCAACACCAGAGAGtccatactggagaaaaaccttacaaatgtcttgaatgtgggaaagcctttagccAGAATTCTGGGCTTATAAATCATCAGAGAATCCATACTggggagaaaccttatgaatgcgTTCAGTGTGGGAAATCCTATAGTCAAAGCTCCAATCTTTTTAGACATCAGAGAAGACACAATGCAGAAAAACTTCTGAATGTTGTGAAAgtttaa